From one Triticum urartu cultivar G1812 chromosome 3, Tu2.1, whole genome shotgun sequence genomic stretch:
- the LOC125547253 gene encoding uncharacterized protein LOC125547253, protein MGKWGKRRTRTSPPAAALPSTTTISANPASSSPYFLPDLIPLVASRLTTLEDFFALRAACRAYRARLPLSSSNLASQGPLLLVRHKASDSEALFHVPLRRILRFRLPCARRSPILACLRWLFPARVAPGDPGPTSFHSFGCRVAIQDASRLDLRIRHLLTGKRAGARHPGPPEECDAVIFSGDLIIAFTPWRPEIYYCRTGDAHWRAAWCDVGYQLYSLISVKGKLYALTYPNYGLATVELDNNSVVLSFLEDKLSAETVLNCSTLWLAECHGELLLIVRTSTYHVFRWKSGERKWARTESLGGCSLFFNIHEFAGSLGPDHPGVRRDCLYFTGWSGNWSEYSLVDGSLHENVVDYPGQAARKNYVPLAWVLPSIC, encoded by the coding sequence ATGGGAAAGTGGGGGAAGCGCCGGACGAGgacctcgccgccggccgccgccctcccctccaccaccaccatctccGCAAACCCCGCCTCGTCCTCGCCGTACTTCCTACCGGACCTGATCCCGCTGGTCGCGAGCCGGCTGACGACCCTCGAGGACTTCTTCGCCCTCCGCGCCGCCTGCCGCGCCTACCGGGCTCGCCTCCCGCTGTCGTCGTCCAACCTCGCCTCCCAGGGCCCGCTCCTCCTCGTCCGCCACAAGGCCTCTGACTCGGAGGCTCTCTTCCACGTCCCCCTCCGCCGCATCCTCCGCTTCCGCCTCCCTTGCGCCCGCCGGAGCCCCATCCTCGCCTGTCTCCGCTGGCTCTTCCCTGCCCGCGTCGCCCCTGGGGACCCTGGCCCCACCTCCTTCCACTCCTTCGGCTGCCGCGTCGCCATCCAAGACGCCAGCCGCCTCGACCTCCGCATCCGCCACCTACTCACAGGCAAGCGAGCCGGAGCCCGCCACCCTGGCCCGCCAGAAGAGTGTGACGCAGTTATCTTTTCCGGCGACCTCATCATTGCATTCACGCCATGGCGGCCTGAGATCTACTACTGCCGCACCGGGGATGCTCACTGGCGAGCGGCTTGGTGCGATGTAGGCTACCAGCTTTACAGTCTGATCTCCGTGAAAGGCAAGCTCTATGCGCTGACTTACCCGAATTACGGCCTTGCTACCGTCGAGCTTGACAACAATTCGGTGGTGTTATCGTTTCTTGAGGATAAACTGAGTGCGGAGACAGTTCTGAATTGTTCGACTTTATGGCTCGCAGAGTGCCATGGTGAGCTATTGCTCATTGTCAGAACCTCGACGTACCATGTTTTCCGGTGGAAGTCCGGGGAGAGAAAGTGGGCGAGGACCGAAAGCCTTGGTGGTTGTAGCTTGTTCTTCAATATTCATGAGTTTGCAGGTTCCCTTGGTCCAGATCATCCGGGAGTTCGAAGGGACTGCTTATACTTTACTGGGTGGTCTGGGAACTGGAGCGAGTATTCTTTGGTTGATGGATCTTTGCATGAGAATGTTGTCGACTACCCTGGGCAAGCAGCAAGGAAGAATTATGTACCACTGGCATGGGTCCTTCCAAGCATTTGCTGA